A genomic stretch from Juglans microcarpa x Juglans regia isolate MS1-56 chromosome 3S, Jm3101_v1.0, whole genome shotgun sequence includes:
- the LOC121258786 gene encoding putative F-box protein At1g67623, with amino-acid sequence MATLKAKKTMKYKRSSRRLDHEDQCYCPKLVSLPRDMLIMEILVRVASASFTDLFNAKISCKEFLELAEEEDSIFQHVSLEKFSVIRWNISGEASSFLKRCKDCGNPESLYRQGMISYFSYRMTEVGFEHLKKAAEKEHVEATYVYGIILLCSGDHDQSKQQQAGIKILSSLKAKSGRSRMKECRDKVRTMLWRSMRWFTNNSFGKQQVSSCSRKEPCKLQIKRNGWLSIDVLVDEYDDIPCETCRSNREVTWFYYRQHGIGDCSDNSF; translated from the coding sequence ATGGCTACTTTGAAGGCGAAGAAGACAATGAAATACAAGAGATCATCACGACGACTTGATCATGAAGATCAATGTTATTGCCCGAAACTTGTATCTCTTCCCCGAGACATGCTGATCATGGAAATCCTAGTACGGGTCGCCTCTGCTTCTTTCACCGATCTGTTCAATGCCAAAATAAGCTGTAAAGAGTTTCTAGAGTTGGCAGAGGAGGAGGATTCTATATTCCAACACGTATCGCTAGAGAAATTCTCAGTCATTCGATGGAATATAAGCGGCGAAGCATCGTCATTCTTGAAACGCTGCAAAGACTGCGGCAATCCCGAGTCCCTATACAGACAAGGAATGATTTCTTACTTCAGTTACAGAATGACAGAGGTAGGGTTCGAGCACTTGAAAAAAGCTGCAGAGAAAGAACACGTCGAAGCAACTTATGTCTATGGGATTATCCTACTGTGCTCGGGAGATCATGATCAATCAAAACAGCAGCAAGCAGGCATAAAGATTTTATCTTCTCTGAAAGCTAAATCGGGACGTTCGAGAATGAAAGAGTGTCGTGACAAAGTGAGGACGATGTTGTGGCGATCTATGCGGTGGTTTACGAACAACAGTTTTGGGAAACAGCAAGTGTCATCATGTTCACGTAAAGAACCATGCAAACTGCAGATCAAGAGGAACGGATGGTTATCCATTGACGTGTTAGTGGATGAATACGACGATATTCCGTGTGAAACTTGCAGATCCAATCGAGAAGTGACTTGGTTCTATTATAGGCAGCATGGAATTGGAGATTGTTCTGATAATTCTTTCTAG